The Pseudomonas viciae genomic interval TGCTGCATGGCTGCTGTGGTTTTACCCGCTGTACCGCGTGTGCTGATTGCCGAGGCCGACCCGGCGTCCCGGGAGCTGCTTGAGCAAGTGTTGTCGGGCGTGCGTTGCGATGCCCGAGTGGATACCTGCGGTGAGGGGCAACAGGCCCTGGATTTGCTGGCGCATAACTCGTACGACCTGGTCATCGCCGATTGGGAGCTGCCGGGTGTTGATGGCCTGGCGATCCTGCGTGGTCTTCGCCAACAGCATCGCACCCCGCCGTTGCCATTCATCCTGATGAGTCGGCGTAACGACAGCGCCAGTGTGCGTGAGGTCGTGCCACTGGCGCCGATGGCGTATTTGACCAAACCCTTGAACCGCGAAAGCCTGACCCAGCGTTTGCAAGGGTTGCTGTTGAGTGGCAGTGAAGAAACCTCCCACGACGTGCCGGTCCCAGGGCCGGGGCTGACCCTGGTAGCGTTTCTGGAGCGTCGGCGTGAGCTGTCCGAAGGCGCGCCGCTGATGACCGATGTGCAGGTGGCGGTCAAGCGCTGCCTGAATCCCACGGGTCTGGATCTGAAGCTGCTGGAAGAGGAGATTCGCACCGACCCGCAAATCACTGGGGTGCTGATTGCGGCGGCCAACAATGCTGCCCAGCATCAGGGTGGCGGCCCGGTGCAGACCGTAGCCCAGGCGCTGCACCAGCTCGGCACGGGGCAGAGCATGAACCTGATCCTCGGCCTGACTCTCAAGCGCTGCGCCCGGCTCAGCGTTCCGTGCCTGGCGGACTATGCCAAGCGCTACTGGGAATTGTCCCTGCACACCGCCGAGTACGCCCGAATCCTGGCTCGGCTGCTGGATCTGGAGCCGGAACGCTGTTATTGCGCCGGGTTGTTACACCGCCTGGGCGACCTGGCGCTGCTGCGTTGCCTGGAGGAGTGGACGCAGGCGG includes:
- a CDS encoding HDOD domain-containing protein, which translates into the protein MAAVVLPAVPRVLIAEADPASRELLEQVLSGVRCDARVDTCGEGQQALDLLAHNSYDLVIADWELPGVDGLAILRGLRQQHRTPPLPFILMSRRNDSASVREVVPLAPMAYLTKPLNRESLTQRLQGLLLSGSEETSHDVPVPGPGLTLVAFLERRRELSEGAPLMTDVQVAVKRCLNPTGLDLKLLEEEIRTDPQITGVLIAAANNAAQHQGGGPVQTVAQALHQLGTGQSMNLILGLTLKRCARLSVPCLADYAKRYWELSLHTAEYARILARLLDLEPERCYCAGLLHRLGDLALLRCLEEWTQAGGELDEWEEVGNSLDQYGAGFGSALRTRWRLPLELRELIAAAYSLGGGVYSREALVMNMAAQMAHLTEHEGLEELARGRTARLLKIGLPELMRLRRK